The genomic stretch CCGTGGGCGTTGGCACCGCCTCCGAAGTTGTGGCGCTTCATGACGCCCTGGAACCCCTTGCCCTTCGACGTGCCGATGACGTCGACCTTCTTGACACCCTCGAAGATGTCGACGAGCACGGTGTCGCCGGCCTTGTAGGCGGCGTCGCCGCCGATCTTGAACTCGCGGCGGAGGGCCGTCGGCGGCACGCCCGCCTTCTCGTGATGGCCGCGGACCGCCTTGTTCGCGCGCTTGCCGGCCTTGGCGTCGACGAGACCGAGCTGGACCGCCTCGTAGCCTTCCTTCGCGGCCGCGCGGCGCTGCACGACGACGCAGGGTCCCGCCTCGATGACGGTGACCGGGGCCACCGTTCCGTCGGGCAGGAAGACCTGGGTCA from Candidatus Polarisedimenticolaceae bacterium encodes the following:
- the rplC gene encoding 50S ribosomal protein L3 produces the protein MEGMIGRKVGMTQVFLPDGTVAPVTVIEAGPCVVVQRRAAAKEGYEAVQLGLVDAKAGKRANKAVRGHHEKAGVPPTALRREFKIGGDAAYKAGDTVLVDIFEGVKKVDVIGTSKGKGFQGVMKRHNFGGGANAHGSMFHRAPGSIGSSAYPSRVFKGMRGTGHMGVDRVTVKNLRVVRIDKERNLLLVRGAVPGAPGAALLLCKSKGR